In Leptospira stimsonii, a single window of DNA contains:
- the rsx gene encoding LIMLP_03685 family anti-sigma factor: MDNDKNSGRRTRMQKALANEMTRSELSEFLSDEKSKKEFFTLMKLKHKIGSIDGVSKKQNVSEFFPKKRNFEFKIGLLAAASLFLISSFAVYFRFFSEIKQEFEIVRSVVTGVCKVENEKQTLKINSGNDSFCDFKIEGELGLFLRVFPNTEFEVSKGDETFSLQLNSGIVIFSTHKKNPSTKVRATVHKIQSELLGTTLTLISEKSSGRYRILVLEGGVRVKTGLSENLKSYDALAGYSVLEAENSQELTMDSELKIIRTEANDQTKYSELSENSKQLLNEKNSKHDPETIEYLKKEIQVNSTSSDPVYKITLKNRKSYVGTVEENENSYILTDKEGNRVEIEKKEIIELELVP, encoded by the coding sequence ATGGATAACGATAAAAATTCCGGCCGAAGAACGCGCATGCAAAAAGCCCTTGCAAACGAAATGACAAGATCCGAACTTTCAGAATTCTTATCGGACGAAAAATCCAAAAAAGAATTTTTCACTCTTATGAAACTCAAACACAAGATCGGATCGATCGACGGCGTTTCTAAAAAACAAAATGTATCGGAATTCTTTCCTAAAAAAAGAAATTTCGAATTTAAAATCGGTCTCTTAGCCGCGGCTTCCCTCTTTTTGATATCTTCCTTTGCCGTTTACTTTCGCTTTTTTAGCGAGATCAAACAAGAATTTGAAATCGTAAGATCGGTCGTCACAGGAGTTTGCAAGGTCGAAAACGAAAAACAAACTTTGAAAATTAATTCCGGAAACGATTCCTTTTGCGATTTCAAGATCGAAGGAGAGTTGGGTCTGTTTTTGAGAGTATTTCCGAACACGGAGTTTGAGGTTTCTAAAGGCGACGAGACATTCTCTCTCCAACTAAATTCCGGAATCGTAATATTCTCGACCCACAAAAAAAATCCTTCCACGAAGGTTCGTGCGACGGTTCACAAAATTCAGTCGGAGCTATTGGGCACGACACTTACCCTGATTTCCGAGAAGAGTTCGGGACGGTATCGGATCCTTGTCTTAGAAGGCGGAGTGCGAGTAAAAACAGGACTTTCCGAAAATCTCAAAAGTTACGATGCCTTAGCCGGCTATTCCGTCTTGGAGGCGGAAAATTCCCAAGAATTAACAATGGATTCGGAGTTAAAGATAATAAGAACCGAAGCAAATGATCAGACAAAATACTCGGAGCTTTCTGAAAATTCCAAACAATTGTTAAACGAAAAGAATTCGAAACACGATCCCGAAACCATTGAATATCTCAAAAAGGAAATTCAGGTGAATTCTACTTCCTCCGATCCGGTTTATAAAATCACTTTGAAAAATCGGAAATCCTACGTGGGAACCGTGGAAGAAAATGAAAATTCCTATATCCTAACCGACAAGGAAGGAAACCGAGTGGAAATCGAGAAAAAAGAGATCATCGAATTGGAATTGGTTCCTTAA
- a CDS encoding RNA polymerase sigma factor, protein MSENSEVRTFDFDGLYSRNYEKIFRFLMSKGASREEAEEICQETFIKVLHHWENFDSSKGSESAWMITIAKNQFYDLIRKKNSTQNKEIGNSQKFIESIAQDERKNEDESFQLDLLKESVENLPALEKNIIQLRYIKKHTIKETAELLGISVRTVNRKTYASLTVLRMRLQRSDFGLEI, encoded by the coding sequence ATGAGTGAAAACTCCGAAGTTAGAACATTCGATTTTGACGGTTTGTATTCGAGGAATTACGAGAAGATTTTTCGATTTCTGATGAGCAAAGGCGCTTCTCGGGAAGAGGCGGAAGAGATCTGTCAGGAAACCTTCATCAAAGTGCTCCATCATTGGGAAAATTTTGATTCTTCCAAAGGAAGCGAGAGCGCTTGGATGATAACGATCGCAAAAAATCAATTCTATGATCTGATCCGGAAGAAAAATTCGACTCAGAACAAGGAAATCGGAAATTCCCAAAAATTTATCGAGTCGATCGCTCAAGACGAGAGAAAAAATGAGGATGAATCTTTTCAACTGGATCTATTAAAAGAAAGCGTGGAAAATCTTCCGGCATTGGAAAAGAATATCATCCAGCTTCGTTATATTAAAAAACATACGATCAAGGAAACGGCGGAATTACTTGGAATTTCGGTGAGAACGGTTAATAGGAAAACATACGCTTCTTTGACCGTATTGCGTATGAGATTGCAGAGATCTGATTTCGGTTTGGAAATTTAG
- a CDS encoding TIGR04452 family lipoprotein — protein sequence MMFGKTKIGSFLFLLWILSYNHCAYLNINPSLVTGKEAKEIISDRLLVSQLVYIMGLSENEPVRSASVAGLTLTIVIPDSMGIDEKKMYQKDAVDECADRIFLVSIVSTALSTFVCDATNPPISIPVISRKL from the coding sequence ATGATGTTTGGAAAAACAAAAATCGGTTCTTTTCTTTTTCTACTCTGGATTCTTTCCTATAATCACTGCGCGTATCTCAATATAAATCCTAGTCTTGTCACGGGAAAAGAAGCGAAGGAAATCATTTCGGATCGACTTCTTGTCAGCCAACTTGTTTATATCATGGGTCTTTCCGAAAACGAGCCGGTTCGTTCCGCATCCGTGGCGGGTCTAACTCTCACGATAGTAATCCCCGACTCGATGGGAATCGACGAAAAGAAAATGTATCAGAAAGACGCCGTAGACGAATGCGCGGATCGGATCTTCCTGGTTTCGATCGTCTCCACGGCGCTTTCCACATTTGTTTGTGACGCGACCAACCCGCCCATAAGTATCCCTGTGATCAGCAGGAAATTGTAA
- a CDS encoding LA_0442/LA_0875 N-terminal domain-containing protein, translated as MRIFTRCCPILIFSLFFCLDLSAKSVLLKNGRRIENVQIKPVASGFEISYPNGKIESIPLSKVLKIFLSDDVPKSARIPEANSKTEIANTDAFPTKDLSEAKQKKSSVAVFSEGLIPGWSRMARSDSYSVKGLGFFFIFAEIALAYKTYQITQAPSSVSDFSNPIALPFVLVALSQKDANALIFGYVNVISSSGNLVKTSDGRIMQREMYEKDKETYLSAFLFVLLMDAILGYSLEDRIVVPKLNVSLQSKEISGGVTIRF; from the coding sequence ATGCGAATCTTTACTCGCTGTTGCCCGATTCTAATTTTTAGTTTATTTTTTTGTCTCGATCTGAGCGCCAAGTCGGTGCTCTTAAAGAATGGGAGAAGAATAGAAAATGTGCAAATTAAACCAGTAGCGAGCGGTTTCGAAATCTCCTATCCGAACGGCAAAATAGAAAGCATTCCTCTCTCGAAAGTTCTGAAAATATTCCTCTCCGATGACGTTCCCAAGTCGGCTCGAATTCCTGAAGCGAATTCAAAAACAGAAATCGCTAATACAGATGCTTTTCCCACTAAGGATCTATCGGAAGCAAAACAAAAAAAATCCAGTGTCGCCGTTTTCTCCGAAGGACTGATACCGGGTTGGTCTCGGATGGCTCGGTCCGATTCTTATTCCGTCAAAGGTTTGGGATTCTTTTTTATATTCGCAGAAATCGCTCTTGCTTATAAAACCTATCAAATCACGCAAGCGCCGAGTTCTGTTTCAGATTTTTCTAACCCTATAGCGTTACCGTTTGTGCTTGTGGCTCTGTCACAAAAGGACGCGAATGCGTTAATTTTTGGTTATGTAAATGTGATTAGCTCTTCTGGAAACCTGGTAAAAACTTCGGACGGAAGAATTATGCAGAGAGAGATGTATGAGAAAGATAAGGAAACCTATTTGTCCGCTTTTCTCTTCGTTTTACTGATGGACGCTATTCTTGGTTATAGCTTAGAAGATCGGATCGTTGTTCCTAAGTTAAACGTTTCCTTACAAAGTAAAGAGATATCCGGTGGCGTAACGATTCGATTTTAA
- a CDS encoding NADH-quinone oxidoreductase subunit N, protein MNLIPNILDLFSILPAVILACGGVFLICLSVLFKTKEFLIVRYTSGLILLIALASVFYTSFRFPGNGVYFGGQIENSVITFWLNLVYLSMAIGTAAIVPRILKNHKVEFPEFYPLLLFATCGMMLMTSGQDFILVFVALELMSICLYILIGMARSDLFSLEATLKYFLLGSFSSGFMLMGIAFLFGGSGSTNITLALKPLVVAGYQGNFAKIGLVLFLTGVAFKIALFPYHAWTPDAYEGALTPVTGYMATASKSASIGLLLILYTKLPMPLTETTWAWLPGILALCSMLYGNLLALKQENLKRMLAYSSIAHAGYVVAGISAGVHEEALFYLIVYSFVSLGAFAILAYLEEGTRQVTFFSVQSLSGAKPLTAIAINIFFMSLAGVPPFGGFWAKLFLFQKLAESDTLMNRILLIGGVTNSALALYYYLRIGIATFMSSDEGEVTRNHSASFSIGVTAVVVVCFFMVALGWFLFVPGKLLAIGAFQYLSGY, encoded by the coding sequence ATGAATCTAATACCAAACATCCTCGACCTATTTTCCATTCTTCCAGCAGTGATCCTGGCATGCGGTGGGGTATTTCTGATCTGTCTGAGCGTTCTCTTTAAGACAAAGGAATTTCTGATCGTAAGATACACATCCGGATTGATTCTTCTCATCGCTCTTGCGAGCGTGTTTTACACTTCGTTTCGATTTCCGGGAAACGGAGTTTACTTCGGTGGGCAGATTGAAAATTCAGTCATCACCTTTTGGCTGAATTTAGTCTACTTGTCGATGGCGATCGGGACTGCGGCGATCGTCCCAAGAATATTAAAAAATCATAAAGTAGAATTTCCCGAATTCTATCCTTTGCTTTTGTTCGCGACTTGTGGAATGATGCTGATGACTTCCGGACAGGACTTTATCCTCGTTTTCGTCGCCTTGGAATTGATGAGCATCTGTCTTTATATTCTTATAGGAATGGCGAGAAGCGATCTTTTCTCATTGGAAGCGACTCTCAAGTATTTTCTTTTAGGAAGTTTTTCATCCGGATTTATGCTGATGGGAATCGCCTTTCTTTTCGGAGGAAGCGGCTCTACAAACATTACCCTAGCATTGAAACCGTTGGTCGTCGCAGGATATCAAGGGAACTTTGCAAAGATCGGTCTCGTCTTGTTTTTGACCGGAGTCGCGTTCAAGATCGCGCTTTTCCCTTACCACGCATGGACTCCCGATGCTTACGAAGGAGCATTGACACCGGTTACAGGATACATGGCAACGGCGTCTAAGTCCGCGTCTATCGGACTTCTTTTGATCCTCTATACCAAACTTCCGATGCCTTTAACGGAAACAACATGGGCTTGGTTACCGGGAATTCTTGCGTTATGCTCCATGCTATATGGAAACTTACTCGCGTTAAAACAGGAAAATCTAAAACGTATGCTTGCGTATTCTTCCATTGCTCACGCGGGATATGTCGTCGCGGGAATCTCAGCGGGAGTCCACGAAGAAGCGTTGTTCTACTTGATCGTCTATTCTTTCGTTAGCTTAGGCGCCTTTGCGATTCTTGCTTATCTCGAAGAAGGCACGAGACAGGTTACTTTCTTTTCGGTTCAATCTCTTTCCGGAGCGAAGCCGCTCACTGCGATTGCGATCAACATTTTCTTTATGTCTTTGGCGGGTGTTCCGCCGTTCGGAGGATTTTGGGCGAAACTATTTCTCTTTCAAAAACTCGCGGAATCGGACACTTTGATGAATCGAATTTTATTGATCGGCGGTGTAACGAACTCGGCTCTCGCGCTCTATTATTATCTCCGCATCGGTATCGCGACTTTTATGAGTAGCGACGAAGGTGAAGTAACAAGAAATCATTCGGCGAGCTTTAGCATCGGAGTAACCGCGGTCGTAGTCGTTTGTTTTTTTATGGTCGCACTGGGCTGGTTTTTGTTCGTTCCTGGAAAACTTCTCGCAATCGGTGCGTTTCAGTATCTTAGCGGTTATTGA